The following are encoded in a window of Paramormyrops kingsleyae isolate MSU_618 chromosome 12, PKINGS_0.4, whole genome shotgun sequence genomic DNA:
- the ctnnd1 gene encoding catenin delta-1 isoform X7 — MLDPGHVLETYTVEEDPQQSPSVVSVETSDDGTTRRTETTMKKVVKTVTTRTVLPSMSDTMSLDGGGSLSGGYVGTLDRVYRQGPGGDYPTATVPRNYHYGPTGGYDSYMPAPHPESYVSLSRGARLDERYRPVDGYRTLDSGYRAPSRQQMDPYGAQPQVRIGSAMELSSMPRYMPEPYGPEDDQRSLGYDDMEYSMAPPPVYPAYGTVPRLGPGGGGVDRRRLRSCEGTLDGDMGGPGVDPYCWPPQMAQMDRGSMASLDSTLRKGDVSTAWRQPELPEVITMLNYRLDPVKSNAAAFLQHLTFKNDKVKSDVRRLKGIPALVSLLDNPKKEVHHAACGALKNISYGRDPDNKIAIKNCDGVPALVRLLRKTRDQDLTDTITGTLWNLSSHDCVKMEIVDHALHALSDEVMVPHSGWESGMGGKTVDDSCKPRHLEWETALTNTAGCLRNVSSERSEARRKLRECSGLVDSIMYIVQSQIDRKDVDNKLIENSVCLLRNLSYQVHREVPGCERYLDSTPQNQANAPGSAHKASCFGSRKGKDEWFSKGKKDTDDAAADLIDIPKRSTPAKGYELLFQPEVVRIYTSLLKESKNPSVLEAAAGAIQNLCAGRWTYGRYVRAMVRQEKGLPMMAELLAHGNDRVVRAMSGALRNLAIDGRNRDLLGKHAVPHLVANLPGGGQQQPARALSEETVVSVLSTMAEVLGSSVDAAKTLRASQGIERLVLINKDGNRSEREVRGAGQVLQIVWGHKELRRTLEKDGWKKTDFMVNANLPATSNRSNGGYEDSTTPLIDRGGEKKDRDMIPLNDMGPDAYSTLDQRERRHTLDNSLDMADRDGIPGGRYGDRKASLPLVDSYDEKLIVCIARGERPVPSHCC; from the exons ATGCTGGACCCTGGCCACGTCCTTGAGACTTACACTGTGGAAGAGGACCCACAACAGTCCCCGTCGGTCGTCTCAGTGGAGACCAGTGACGATGGAACCACCCGCCGCACAGAGACAACG ATGAAGAAAGTTGTGAAGACGGTCACCACACGCACTGTCCTCCCGTCCATGTCTGACACCATGTCGCTCGACGGAGGCGGATCTTTATCCGGCGGCTATGTGGGCACCTTGGACCGCGTCTACAGGCAGGGTCCGGGCGGGGACTACCCGACCGCTACCGTCCCCAGGAATTACCACTATGGGCCCACGGGGGGCTACGACAGTTACATGCCTGCCCCTCACCCGGAGAGCTACGTGAGTCTGAGCAGGGGGGCACGCCTGGACGAGCGCTACAG GCCGGTGGATGGGTACAGGACCCTGGACTCGGGCTACCGTGCGCCCAGCCGGCAGCAGATGGACCCTTACGGAGCGCAGCCCCAGGTGAGGATAGGCAGCGCCATGGAGCTGTCATCCATGCCCCGATACATGCCGGAGCCCTATGGCCCGGAGGACGATCAGCGGAGCCTGGGCTACGATGACATGGAGTACAGTATGGCCCCCCCACCCGTCTACCCCGCCTACGGGACCGTGCCCAGGCTAGGCCCAGGTGGAGGTGGTGTGGATCGTCGTAGGCTCAG GAGTTGtgagggcaccctggatggtgACATGGGGGGGCCAGGGGTGGACCCCTACTGCTGGCCCCCACAGATGGCGCAGATGGACAGGGGCAGCATGGCCTCTCTGGACAGCACCCTGCGCAAGGGCGACGTGTCCACGGCCTGGAGGCAGCCCGAGCTCCCCGAGGTCATCACCATGCTCAACTACCGCCTGGACCCGGTCAAGAGCAACGCCGCCGCGTTCCTGCAGCACCTCACCTTCAAGAATGACAAG GTAAAGTCGGACGTGCGTCGCCTGAAGGGCATCCCTGCCCTCGTCTCCCTGCTGGACAACCCAAAGAAGGAGGTGCACCACGCTGCCTGCGGAGCTCTGAAGAACATCTCCTACGGCCGGGACCCAGACAACAAGATCGCCATCAAAAACTGCGACGGTGTCCCGGCCCTAGTCAGGCTGCTGAGGAAGACCAGGGACCAGGACCTCACAGACACTATCACTG GGACCCTGTGGAATCTGTCATCTCATGACTGTGTCAAGATGGAGATTGTCGATCACGCTCTGCACGCCCTGTCGGACGAGGTGATGGTGCCCCACTCCGGCTGGGAGAGTGGCATGGGGGGGAAGACGGTCGACGACAGCTGTAAGCCCCGGCACCTGGAGTGGGAGACGGCTCTGACCAACACAGCGGGCTGCCTCAG AAACGTGAGCTCGGAGCGCAGTGAGGCGCGGCGAAAGCTCCGGGAATGCAGCGGATTGGTCGACTCCATCATGTATATCGTCCAATCGCAGATCGACCGCAAAGACGTCGACAACAAG CTTATAGAGAACAGCGTCTGTCTGCTGAGGAACCTCTCCTATCAGGTCCACCGAGAGGTGCCTGGGTGCGAGCGCTACCTGGATTCCACACCCCAGAACCAGGCCAACGCCCCCGGCTCTGCACACAAGGCCAGCTGTTTTGGATCACGCAAGGGCAAAG ATGAGTGGTTTTCCAAAG GAAAGAAAGATACAGATGACGCTGCTGCGGACTTAATTGACATTCCAAAGAGAAGCACTCCAGCCAAAG GCTACGAGCTGCTGTTCCAGCCAGAGGTGGTACGGATTTATACATCCCTGTTGAAGGAGAGCAAGAACCCATCTGTGCTGGAAGCGGCCGCGGGGGCCATTCAGAACCTTTGCGCTGGCCGGTGGACT TACGGGAGGTATGTGCGGGCCATGGTGCGCCAGGAGAAGGGCCTGCCcatgatggcagagctgctggcgCATGGGAACGACCGTGTGGTGAGGGCCATGTCCGGAGCTTTGAGGAACCTCGCCATCGACGGCAGGAACAGGGACCTCCTGG GGAAGCACGCCGTGCCCCACCTGGTGGCCAACCTCCCAGGCGGGGGCCAGCAGCAGCCGGCACGTGCGCTGTCGGAGGAGACTGTGGTGTCGGTGTTGAGCACGATGGCAGAGGTGCTGGGCTCCAGTGTGGATGCGGCTAAGACTCTGCGCGCCTCACAGGGCATCGAGCGCCTCGTGCTCATCAACAAGGACGG TAACCGATCAGAGAGGGAGGTGCGTGGAGCTGGGCAGGTGCTCCAGATCGTCTGGGGGCATAAAGAGCTGCGCCGCACGCTGGAGAAGGACGGCTGGAAGAAGACTGACTTCATGGTGAACGCCAACCTCCCCGCCACCAGCAACCGCAGCAACGGGGGCTATGAGGACAGCACGACTCCCCTGATCGATAGAG GCGGAGAAAAGAAGGACAGAGACATGATTCCTCTGAATGACATGGGACCAG ATGCATATTCCACACTGGATCAGAGGGAGAGGCGGCACACCCTGGACAACTCTCTCGACATGGCGGACAGGGACGGCATACCG GGAGGGAGGTATGGGGACAGAAAGGCCTCGTTGCCTCTGGTCGACTCATACGACG AAAAACTGATTGTCTGCATCGCTCGGGGAGAGCGGCCTGTTCCCTCCCACTGTTGCTGA